From the genome of Grus americana isolate bGruAme1 chromosome 16, bGruAme1.mat, whole genome shotgun sequence:
TGTATTAATATCAATGTCCTGAAACCAAAGGCACAAGAAATACCAATGAAAAGTGAATCTTGAAGAACAATGCAAGAATGGACAAGACGGAGCAGCACAGCATCCTCTGCAACGTCTGTCCTGGTCAGCCTTTATGCTCCGACTTCCAGCACTCTCCAGCTGCTGACATCTGCTGTGAAAGCACCACCAGCTTCCCTTGTCAGAGCCTGATGGACAATGCCTGGATACCAGTCAGCACTTGATGCTCAAACAATGCACTCAAGCAACAGATTTGTTGTGCTGATCAGAGTCaagttagtatttttttttcagctttaacaCACATTTTCCTAATAGGGAGCAACTGCTTCCATCTGCTTTCAGTATCTTTTCCATTGGGTggtcttaattttatttaaagtatttttttaatttaaagtttatttatttaaagctcttatttaaatatatatttgctatttcaatttaatatttaatagtaTAATTAATAAATAGCTTTCAccataacattttttaatattatttgttTACAGGTTTGCATTTCTGTATATGGGGTTCAGAATCTAGCATCACCTTTCTGCCTAACAACGGGGCAGAAATTCTCTGCAGGACACTGCCTGTACCCAGAGAatttctcctgcagcccatttcatagcagaaagcagaaaacaaacagaagctgTGCACTATGTCCATGCCATGAAAAATCCATCTGTGAAAATTAACACTCATTGGGACCCCAAGGCCTGGATCTCAAAAGGagggcagcaacagcagctgcacACTCAGCTGCTTCTGACAGTGTAAGCCCAAGTTGCACCCAACTGAGAAAGAGCTGAAGCCCAGTGAAATGCTGGACTAAAACTTCTAAAGTGCCTGGAGAGGCCTGGGGAAGGTTGCTACTCCTGGGGCAGCTCTGGTTTCGTGCCCCTTCCTCACCCACCTCCTGCACTTTCTGCAGAAGGGCCACGATGTTAGTCCTCAGCTTCTGCAGTTTCTCCTCCgtttccttcagctttctctcTGAGTTGCGGAGGTTTTCTTCACAGGCTTTGGCCCGGGCGTCGGCACGTGTCTGATACGAATTGCACAGGTTCTGCAGACCTACCTCATACTGtttgaaatattctttctgcagaagacaaaacacAACAGATGACATGTTAAGAAGCACAGAGTGTCAAAAAAGCCCAGCACTCATACCTTGTGGAAAAGTCCAGCTACCAGCACCCTGTGACCAAATACCACCAGCCTAACACTGCGCCCCTTCACGCCCAGCCCACAGTCGTTACCGCGCtcacatttacatttctgaTTTGCCTACTGCAGGCAACACAAAAATCACACGGGTTTTCACCTTCCTCAAAGATCAGAACTGCAACAAAACCTGCCTGAATTCAGATTAAGGAtgcagcatgttttaaaaagcctAAAACCACAGTTATGCTGTAGAAAGATCTGACAGGCTCTGTATGCAGTCAATTTCGTTATCATACACCGCTCAGACAACACAGCTTATCACTGCGAGGTAGGAACATCCACACTTGCAGAAACCTCCAGACAAGACCAACATGTCCTGCGGAAGCAGCAGAACCAGTAACTCAAGCAGATGCCTGAattaacagagagaaaagaggaagagacaaGAGAGACTGCCAATATATACATTGTGAGCGAGGGAGTACGGCACTTTGAAGACTACCAAATAAGCAGTGGCTTTTGTCATCTGGTCATCTGTAGGTGGCTTCTGTCACTTACAGATGCCTTCTGAAAAGGTCTCCCTTTGTGGTATGTCAGAGAAGCCAGTACTGTTTCTCCGCATTTCAGCCTGCACTGGACCTTCCAATACCAGCACGCAGATACTGAGGCAGACTCAGCCCCATCTGTTCcttgctgaaatcaatggaggCCACACCAAAAGCCTTAAGATGTACAGCTGACTCACAGGTGGCCAGCCTGCTCACCTGGAGAAGCGTGAGGGGGGTTGGCTTCTGTGTCCTCTCCCATTTTTAAGATTGCCTCCACATAACTTAGATTTACATGGCTGAGGGCAAAACAAACAGGTATGCCTACATCCTATTTCTACAAACCTCTAACCTGgcctctcttttttaaaagctcaacAGCAATGGACAAGAAGTTAGGATAGTAGCAGCCAACAGCTTTCCCACACAGACGtatggcaattaaaaaaatcctcagatGACAACTGTCAAAAGACCTAAGGTATGTTTCAGAGGTTCTCATGTTTTTTCTCGGCTACATTAGTCTGCTAAGGATCCAAATAACCTTTTAAAGAGTGAGATCTTGTATCAACAAGATGCACACTTGCCATAAGAATGGaatgtgtgtggggaaaaaccccaaacttactTTTCTAGAAATACTGAACTCACCAAGGGAAACGCCAACAACCCTTCCGAGCTCATGGAACTCAGCTCCTTCTTGGAGACAGGAAAATTTGGAGGTAAGAAGTACCGCAAACAATTTCTacgcaggaaagaaaaacagaaagccaGAATTGGGAGTTTAAAAGACTAAAGCAGTCAGACTGCAGCAGCTCACAAGAACTGCAGTGAACCCACCGAAGGATCTGGACTAGTAAGTCTACTGTTTcttggctgctgctgggacCAGTGGTGTCTGGCTCAATTCTGACACAGTCTGAGGTAGAAGGTTCGGCCACAACaacctcctcttcctgctgcctATCTGGAGCCTGGTACTCGGGAGAGGGAGGCTTCATCAACCTTACATCCTCACTGCCCTTCTCTaccctgaaaaaagaaatattaaggGAAAGTCAGATAGCTTTTTCCACATTTCCCGTACCTGAAACACTGGTTAACAGCTTCATCAGAACCTGTATCCAGCTGTCACTCTGAGACCTCTAGATTACACCACAGCTGCTTCCACAGGAACATCACATCAAAGTGATGGGCAGACTGCATGGAGTCTGTCACGCTCACTCCTTACAAAGCAGCTGGGCAGTCCTGAGCACACACACGCTCCCTGACATGACAGCAACGTATTTGTCTTCAGCATCTATGGAAGTAAAATGGGGTCTTGCTCCTGAAAGCAGAACAAGCCTCCAAAATCCGGTAGCTAGAGATAATTACCAGCGATCCCTTGGTGTGGTGTCTGTAGGAACATAATCAAACTTCACCTTCCAGCGTACTGCATGCTTGCCCATTTCCACAGCTGTGACACGGCCTGTGAACCACTCCTTGTTCACACGCACTTCCACATGCAGCCCTTTGTCTGCAAGGAGGACAACAGTAAAGATGTTTGCAAACATTCAGATGCTGGAGAGCACATTCTCCATGAGGTCTAGAGAAAACAGGCACCCTCAGCGGGGAGCAAACCTAAGCCTGTGACATCTCCTTCAAATGGTATGTAAACCATAAAAACACTACTATCACACAGTTCAACTCCTACTCAGAAACATTAAGATGCAAGGAAATTATATGGCATTTGCAGACAGAAGGTCTCTCCCATACTCCAGGCTGTTTGACATAGGCTTTCCAGGCTTGTGCTGGTCACAAGGACAATTTGCCATGTGTTCCTAGTGGGTCACTTTCCAGACAGCTCCTTGGGAGCAAGCTGAAGAAATGCCCTGCTCTGGCAGAAGGTGCAACATCATCCTGGCGAACATCTCTCCTGGGGGTCTCTTGGCCCCATTTCTCTCACAGCAGCGCAGCAGGTCTAGATACAGTCCTCTGCATTTCCCAGCTAACATAGCTCCACGATCCATTCAGTTAGGAAGGGTGAGCACATCGGTCTACACCATGCAGCGAAGCATCACACCCATTAACGTGATGCAGCCCTCAGATTACAGATCTTCCCATGCCACAATTGCCTCTTGCCTAATCAAGGGGTTCCTAGCCAAAATGTTTCATGCGAGTTAGAGTTATCTTGGGGTTTGGGACCCAAATTTACACTCAGTCTTATTTGAAAAAACTCACTGATGAAATCACACATTTAACCAGTGAGTCTAGTTCTGCAACAGtcttttttccactgtgttAGACACAGAGGCAGCTCAAGGGTTCATTTCTCACCTTTCTGAGCTTTCTTCAGTTCTGCCAGCTCTTCTTCCCCAGCACTGTCTGTGAGCTGTAAGCAGAGAGAGCTCAGATTACACCTCCCAACAAGATTATAAGCACTTCACAAATACCTTCTGCTGGGAAAACCAGTGCACTCTAACCTCTACCACCACCTCACTGGAAtccttcttctcctctttcACTGGCACAAATTTGCCCcgttttgttttctcctttttgtgctctccctcctcctcagacCCGTCCTCAGTTGTGTTCAAGGTCCTCTTCCGAGTGGTGGAGGCCTGTAGGAAGCAAACATGCTCTAGCTGTAATTCCAGCATGCTATAAACTAAAACCTTCTTTCagccaagttaaaaaaaaaaagatacaaaaagcTCAGCATCCAGTATTTAATTTGATAGTTAATTAGCTTTTTCAGAAGGTTTTAGCAGGTGCTACATGATCATGCAAACACTCACCCCACCACtccacattcttttttttttttctggggaaacaGTCTGGTCTAACAGGAAAGAGATGAAACAAGTCTTCACGAGGAGTGTAGAATGGCACTGTAACCCAAGACTAAAGTAAAAGTTATCTTGTCCTGTGCAGGGACTACAGTGCAAATCCCATGTGACAGAGCAAGACAGGCTATGCAGAATAGTATGTAAGGAGCTGACAGTTTTCATCCCATTGAGTCTCACCTGTGGGCATTTGACAGTGGCAGATTTCTTCAGTGCTGGCACCTTGGCAGCTTTTGGACTGGGTGTTTCACGTGAGCTTTTGGGGTTCTGCCCGACAGCAGAGGGTGGTTTCGTTGTTGTACCTGGTTTGGCAAGAGTTTTTAAAGTGCTGTTTGACTTTCCAGTTGTCACAGTGTGCTGGTGTGTCCTGGAAGTGCTGGCCTCCTCCTTGGAGAGCATGCTTGCCAGTTTGGGAGTGCTGATATTTGGCCAAGCTGAAGAGCTCTTTTTGAGCTGACTGATGGACTTGGGAAGAGGCGTAGGTGGTGGTGGTCTGCTGGGAGCGTTCTTGATTACATCAGGTAAAGGAGGAGATCGTGGGCGCTGAGGTCGGGTCTGTGACTGGGTGTTCTGAAACAAATGAGAGTACAGAGAAAGGATGGAAGAGTCGGGCACTGCTTTTCAGAGCAGCTaaggaaagcacagaagagTACAAAGCCCACAGCGGTATTTACCTCCCCTGCAGGGCGTGTGGTCACTTCCAGAGGCAGTTTCTTTAAGTCAGCTTGAGATCGAATTGGAGtggttttctaaataaaaataaaaataaaaatcagaaaggcCATCTTTAAAAGCTGTCAGGGCCTGCCTGAACCCAGCCCAGCAAAGAGTTTTCCGGTTTAAAATCAACAATTATAAGAAGGTGTGTTCTGGGTCCTTCAAGAGGCTTCCCTTCCATCCAAACACCAGCAGCCCTTCCCATTTTCctagcagaaaattaaatgcaagctgagatgcttgttttctgttattaaaaCAACCCCTATCCCATGAAGGAGCACAGGTGGCATTAAAGGCTGAGACAGACAAGACTCAGCATCAGCCATTTCCACTAGGAGGTCCCTCAAACCTGCTGTGCTTAGCTGGAGACCTCCAGATTCACCTGCAGAGCTTCcagcttttcctgctgctggcgGATTTTCTCTGTcagttgtttctgcttttcctcctgtgatTTCAAGTCTTTTTTCAGAGTTCCCAGTGGtaccttctgcttctgctctgcagcttcaCATCTAGCAGGAAGGGAACGCAAGACAACCTCAGCAACAACAGCAGAACCTGCACTGTCTCACACACACAGCGCTGTCCCCATATCCCatcccaaacacagcagtaAAATCACTTTCCTTACCACGGTAGCCACAATCTCAAAACCAGTGGTTTTCTTCTTGGAAATCACATATATGATTTAAGGATCAAAAGCACAGTTGTTAAAAACCAAGCCATTTACACTGGAAACTACCAATTCAGAGCCCAAGAGCTAAACAAAGCATAGGAACAGCTGCAACTGGTTTTCTATACTGTTTCTGTACTTGGGGCTTTTGCAGCAATTTTCCTTCCTATCAGCTTATGTCTTCCTATCAATTCTTCTTTACAGACTTCCTTTCCATTTAGAAAGGAAAGCTTATTACCAGTAACCTGTGACTAAGACGTTGTTTACACAAGCTTTCCAACAGAAGATGCGCTTTGCCTTGCCGCCCAAGGCCACGAAGATTCTGCTTCTCAGATGCAGAATCCTGGAACAGCCcttgagagaggaggaaaacacaggTAGGAAATACATGAAAGTGGACTGGCATCACCTTCGAACTTCTGGCTCAGCAACTGGCCATCAGGAGCGTtgacagagaaaggagaggggacTGAGGGGTTCCCAGGCTCATCTCCTGTCACGGAACTGAGTCATGGACAGACACACCAGGGTCAACCCCTTCAGGGCAAAGTCATGCAGGGATGATGTGAGACGGGAAAGCAGCAGTACCAAGACAACTCTTGCACAAGGCAAGTGACCCAGCTGACTCCTACGGTGCCTTGGAGCTGAGCTGTTAAAAACTTCCTGCAAGTGTGAGTCTTGCAGATAAAGGTGGACCCTGCTCTCATTATGGATCACACAGAACTCCAAGAGGCTGATGAGAGATGATTTTATCAAGATCTCTGATCCTGAACCTGCCAAGTGATGGGATATCCCCTACTCTGTGAGATACATACTGTGATCAGCTTGTGAGTGGAAATGAGCACAAGCAACATTTTCTCCATCAGCATCTTCTCAGCTGAAGCACTGCAGGGGAGTTTTTCATAAAAGCAATCACTTCCTTGGCTAAGAAAGTATCTGTCATCACTAGAAAATGACTGCCTGACATGCAATGACAAGCTGCTCAAATTCTCAAAGGTAAAGCTGAACAAGTGGCACCACATGTAAGTTTCCCAGCAGAGAAATGCCATCTCCAATGCCGTTGATGGACTGGGGCTGAAAACATTGTTAAGTTGTATCTTAAAGCACCAGAAAGTATGAAAGCACACATTTGTTCtgccaacaggaaaaaagtaagaataCTCATGACATTCAAAACCACAGATTTCATCACTGCAGCAAGtcagaaaaaaggaattatctTTGTAGTCAGAATACTCTGCAACTCAGCACCAAGACATCGGTGATGCTCAAGGACCTTTCATCCAGAGAGTCACCTTCAGCTGGTGTTAGAACCACGTTAAATGCCTTTCAGGACCCAAGTGGATTTTAAGTaggaaaagggaggagggtGAGCCTGACACTTAAGTGTGATAGACACACTGCCTTCTCTGTGACAAAGTGAGCAATGGTGCCACTTAGCGCTGACCCCAACACAGACCAACATTGGAAGGGGTGACTGCTTTACATGACAGACATGGAGAAGGGCATTCAGCTCCCATGATCCGGGACAATGTGCCACCAGCAGAAACCGAGGCATAGGTGGACAAATCAAAAGGGCAGGGAACAGCTTGGTGCCAAGAGTGGACACAATGCAGGCAGACAATGCCGAGGCAGCCAAAACCATCACGTAGTCTTCTGATGCCAGGAGAGAGTCTGAACATCAACTCTGACAGCGCTTCATCTTCAACTTGGCTGTATGAGATTCCGCGCAGACCCTCACGGCACACAAGCTTGAGGCCCCTCACCCATGGTGGCAACAGCAATGCTTACCAAATCCTCAGTCCTCCCTCAGACAGTACAAACACCTGGAACACAGCAGCTGGGGCACATGGTCATGACACAGGTGAAGGGGTCCAAATCCATGGCACAAGGACACAGCAAGAAACATCAGGCAGTACGGGAAGTTCAGAAGGGCAGTGATTGCAAGGAAGCCTTGCTTTCTACTGGCACCAACCAGGCCAGAGAAGTGCTAGTGCAACTTCTGTAGAAAACCTTCTGCCTTGTGTAAAAGGACACAACTGCACTCACTGTTGGAAAGTGCGTG
Proteins encoded in this window:
- the MORC2 gene encoding ATPase MORC2 isoform X4, whose translation is MEKFAIETELIYKYSPFKSEQEVMEQFNKIHGEKGTLVIIFNLKLMDNGEPELDVTSDPRDIQMAETPPEGTKPERRSFRAYAAVLYIDPRMRIFINGHKVRTKRLSCCLYKPRMYKYTSNRFKTRAEQEVKKAEHMARIAEEKAREAESKARALELRLGGDLTRESRVTLRQVQNSAITMRREADVKKRIKDAKQRALKEPKELNFIFGVNIEQRDLDGMFIYNCSRLIKMYEKVGPQLEGGMACGGVVGVVDVPYLVLEPTHNKQDFADAKEYRHLLKAMGEHLAQYWKDVAIAQRGISKFWDEFGYLSANWNQPPSSELRYKRRRAMEIPTTIQCDVCLKWRTLPFQLSSVEKNYPDSWVCSMNPDPEQDRCEAAEQKQKVPLGTLKKDLKSQEEKQKQLTEKIRQQQEKLEALQKTTPIRSQADLKKLPLEVTTRPAGENTQSQTRPQRPRSPPLPDVIKNAPSRPPPPTPLPKSISQLKKSSSAWPNISTPKLASMLSKEEASTSRTHQHTVTTGKSNSTLKTLAKPGTTTKPPSAVGQNPKSSRETPSPKAAKVPALKKSATVKCPQASTTRKRTLNTTEDGSEEEGEHKKEKTKRGKFVPVKEEKKDSSEVVVELTDSAGEEELAELKKAQKDKGLHVEVRVNKEWFTGRVTAVEMGKHAVRWKVKFDYVPTDTTPRDRWVEKGSEDVRLMKPPSPEYQAPDRQQEEEVVVAEPSTSDCVRIEPDTTGPSSSQETVDLLVQILRNCLRYFLPPNFPVSKKELSSMSSEGLLAFPLKEYFKQYEVGLQNLCNSYQTRADARAKACEENLRNSERKLKETEEKLQKLRTNIVALLQKVQEDIDINTDDELDAYIEDLITKGD
- the MORC2 gene encoding ATPase MORC2 isoform X3; protein product: MRIGKDFILFTKKDNTMTCLLLSRTFHEEEGIDEVIVPLPTWNAWSREPVTDNMEKFAIETELIYKYSPFKSEQEVMEQFNKIHGEKGTLVIIFNLKLMDNGEPELDVTSDPRDIQMAETPPEGTKPERRSFRAYAAVLYIDPRMRIFINGHKVRTKRLSCCLYKPRMYKYTSNRFKTRAEQEVKKAEHMARIAEEKAREAESKARALELRLGGDLTRESRVTLRQVQNSAITMRREADVKKRIKDAKQRALKEPKELNFIFGVNIEQRDLDGMFIYNCSRLIKMYEKVGPQLEGGMACGGVVGVVDVPYLVLEPTHNKQDFADAKEYRHLLKAMGEHLAQYWKDVAIAQRGISKFWDEFGYLSANWNQPPSSELRYKRRRAMEIPTTIQCDVCLKWRTLPFQLSSVEKNYPDSWVCSMNPDPEQDRCEAAEQKQKVPLGTLKKDLKSQEEKQKQLTEKIRQQQEKLEALQKTTPIRSQADLKKLPLEVTTRPAGENTQSQTRPQRPRSPPLPDVIKNAPSRPPPPTPLPKSISQLKKSSSAWPNISTPKLASMLSKEEASTSRTHQHTVTTGKSNSTLKTLAKPGTTTKPPSAVGQNPKSSRETPSPKAAKVPALKKSATVKCPQASTTRKRTLNTTEDGSEEEGEHKKEKTKRGKFVPVKEEKKDSSEVVVELTDSAGEEELAELKKAQKDKGLHVEVRVNKEWFTGRVTAVEMGKHAVRWKVKFDYVPTDTTPRDRWVEKGSEDVRLMKPPSPEYQAPDRQQEEEVVVAEPSTSDCVRIEPDTTGPSSSQETVDLLVQILRNCLRYFLPPNFPVSKKELSSMSSEGLLAFPLKEYFKQYEVGLQNLCNSYQTRADARAKACEENLRNSERKLKETEEKLQKLRTNIVALLQKVQEDIDINTDDELDAYIEDLITKGD